From the genome of Eucalyptus grandis isolate ANBG69807.140 chromosome 2, ASM1654582v1, whole genome shotgun sequence, one region includes:
- the LOC108957455 gene encoding iridoid oxidase translates to MEYCPTSPFWLGLLLPALLFFLLNRWKRTKLPPQPPAWPVIGNILDLGIMPHQNLHSFRAEHGPVTWLKLGSVNTMVIQSAQAAAEFFKGHDLAFADRKCPHALTALGYDQGSLAVGRYGGYWRVLRRLCSAELLTTKRINETAHLRQKCVDSMIVYLEEEMAAKQLTTGIDLSRFLFLLAFNVVGNMVLSRDLLDPKSKDGAEFYDAMNRFMEWAGKPNVADFMPWLKWLDPQGIKASMAKDMGRAMKIAEGFVKERLEERKLRGEMGTTNDFLDALLDYEGDGKEGPRKISSQNVNIIILEMFFAGSETTSSTIEWAMAELLRQPESMKKAKDEIDQVVGLTRKLEENDTEKMPFLQAVVKETLRLHPPLPFLVPRNALKETNFMGFDIPKDTQVFVNVWGIGRDPDAWEDPLAFKPERFLGSNTDFKGQNFELIPFGSGRRMCIGLSLAHRVLHLGLATLLYHFNWELGGGLTPETLDMRERIGITLRKLHPLKVVPKKRRV, encoded by the exons ATGGAGTACTGCCCTACTTCGCCCTTTTGGctcggcctcctcctcccgGCACTTCTATTCTTCCTTCTCAACCGTTGGAAGCGCACCAAGCTCCCCCCTCAGCCACCCGCATGGCCCGTGATCGGCAACATCCTCGACCTCGGGATCATGCCGCACCAGAACCTCCACAGCTTCCGAGCCGAGCACGGGCCTGTCACGTGGTTGAAGCTCGGTTCTGTGAACACCATGGTGATCCAATCAGCTCAGGCCGCCGCAGAGTTCTTCAAGGGCCACGACTTGGCATTCGCGGACCGCAAGTGTCCCCATGCATTGACGGCTCTCGGCTACGACCAAGGCTCGCTCGCCGTGGGTCGTTACGGCGGCTACTGGCGCGTTCTCCGACGTCTCTGCTCTGCAGAGCTCCTCACGACCAAGCGCATCAACGAGACGGCCCATCTCAGGCAGAAGTGCGTCGACAGCATGATCGTGTATTTAGAGGAAGAAATGGCGGCTAAACAATTAACAACAG GAATCGACTTATCCCGCTTCCTCTTTCTCCTGGCATTTAATGTGGTGGGCAACATGGTTCTCTCGCGAGATTTATTGGACCCAAAATCAAAGGACGGGGCCGAGTTCTATGACGCCATGAACCGGTTCATGGAGTGGGCCGGCAAGCCTAACGTAGCCGACTTCATGCCGTGGTTGAAATGGTTGGACCCGCAGGGGATCAAGGCAAGCATGGCGAAGGACATGGGTCGAGCCATGAAGATTGCTGAAGGTTTTGTAAAAGAGAGGTTGGAGGAGCGAAAGCTCAGGGGAGAGATGGGAACGACAAATGACTTCTTGGACGCGTTATTGGATTATGAGGGCGATGGAAAAGAAGGCCCTCGCAAAATCTCTTCCCAGAACGTAAACATAATCATTCTG GAAATGTTTTTCGCTGGATCAGAGACTACAAGCAGCACCATCGAGTGGGCGATGGCGGAGCTACTCCGCCAACCCGAGTCCATGAAAAAGGCCAAAGATGAGATTGACCAGGTAGTGGGGTTGACGAGAAAGCTCGAAGAAAATGACACGGAAAAAATGCCGTTTTTGCAAGCTGTGGTGAAGGAAACCCTAAGATTGCATCCACCATTGCCTTTTCTTGTCCCACGAAATGCTCTAAAGGAAACCAATTTCATGGGATTTGATATACCCAAAGATACACAGGTTTTCGTGAATGTGTGGGGAATTGGAAGAGACCCGGATGCTTGGGAGGACCCATTGGCGTTCAAACCAGAGAGGTTCTTAGGATCTAACACTGACTTCAAGGGTCAAAACTTCGAGCTAATTCCATTTGGATCAGGCAGAAGAATGTGCATCGGACTTTCATTGGCGCATAGGGTGCTTCATCTGGGTCTTGCAACGTTGCTTTACCATTTCAATTGGGAATTAGGTGGTGGTTTGACTCCAGAGACCCTAGACATGAGAGAGCGGATCGGAATAACACTAAGGAAGCTCCATCCTTTGAAAGTGGTACCTAAGAAACGTAGAGTGTGA
- the LOC120290258 gene encoding protein DMP2-like, translated as MGNKSSSKSKTDSQQTNTTKRITFNGLGNLIRLLPTGTVFLFQFLNPVLTNNGKCHAVNKYLSALLIGACGLSCSLACFTDSYTGSDGETHYGFATAKGLWPSSSSSSSSSSSSGDSVDLSKYKLRFGDFVHAFFVVIVFAVLVLLDSNTMRCFYPSFENTEKTLLMVMPTVIGTISGAVFMLFPTSRHGIGYPSSDTSTTSESKA; from the coding sequence atgggcAACAAAAGCTCTTCGAAGTCCAAGACCGATTCTCAGCAAACAAACACCACCAAGAGGATCACATTCAATGGACTAGGCAACCTCATTAGGCTCCTTCCCACCGGGACCGTCTTCTTGTTCCAATTCCTCAACCCCGTCTTGACGAACAACGGCAAGTGCCACGCTGTTAACAAGTACCTAAGTGCCCTACTAATCGGAGCTTGTGGCCTTTCGTGTAGCCTTGCTTGCTTCACTGATAGCTACACAGGGAGTGACGGGGAAACCCACTACGGGTTCGCCACGGCCAAGGGACTCTGGCCTAGCTCTAGCTctagctcgagctcgagctcgagctctggCGATTCTGTGGACTTGTCGAAGTATAAGCTTCGGTTCGGAGATTTCGTCCATGCTTTCTTTGTGGTGATTGTTTTCGCAGTTCTGGTGTTGTTGGATAGCAACACCATGCGGTGCTTCTATCCGTCTTTCGAGAATACGGAGAAGACTTTGCTCATGGTCATGCCAACTGTGATCGGCACCATCTCAGGCGCGGTGTTCATGTTGTTCCCAACCTCGCGCCACGGAATTGGGTATCCTTCAAGTGACACTAGCACTACCTCGGAGAGCAAAGCTTAA
- the LOC120290266 gene encoding protein DMP2-like, with protein MGNKSSAKSKTDSQETSTTKKKSAFNGLGNLIRLLPTGTVFLFQFLNPVLTNNGKCHTVNQYLSAILIGVCGFSSCFACFTDSYKGMLGLTYYGIATTKGLWPGSSSVDLSSYKLRFSDFVHGFMVVIIFAVLVLLDTNTMMCFYPSFENRERTLTMALPPVVGAVSGVVFALFPTKRHGIGYPASSETKTTSETSTTSESKA; from the coding sequence ATGGGCAACAAAAGCTCTGCGAAATCCAAGACCGATTCTCAGGAAACAAGCACCACCAAGAAGAAGAGCGCCTTCAACGGACTAGGCAACCTCATTAGGCTCCTTCCGACCGGGACCGTCTTCTTGTTCCAATTCCTCAACCCAGTCTTGACCAACAACGGCAAGTGCCACACCGTTAACCAGTACCTTAGTGCCATTCTAATCGGGGTTTGCGGCTTTTCGAGTTGTTTCGCTTGCTTCACTGATAGCTACAAGGGGATGCTCGGGTTGACCTACTATGGCATCGCCACGACCAAGGGCCTCTGGCCGGGCTCGAGCTCCGTGGATTTATCGAGTTATAAGCTTCGGTTTTCAGATTTTGTCCACGGTTTCATGGTGGTGATTATTTTCGCCGTCCTGGTATTGTTGGACACGAACACCATGATGTGCTTCTATCCGTCTTTCGAGAATAGGGAGAGGACTTTGACCATGGCTTTGCCACCCGTGGTCGGCGCGGTCTCAGGCGTGGTGTTCGCGTTGTTCCCAACCAAGCGCCATGGAATCGGGTATCCTGCTTCAAGTGAGACTAAGACTACCTCAGAGACCAGTACTACCTCGGAGAGCAAAGCCTAG